In a single window of the Bacteroidota bacterium genome:
- the rseP gene encoding RIP metalloprotease RseP, which yields MSALIMAAQLILGLSILVTLHELGHYLAARAFGIRVEKFYLFFDAWGFKFFSFRKGDTEYGLGWLPLGGYVKIAGMIDESMDSEAMKKPAEPWEFRSKPAWQRLIVMIGGVTMNVILGIAIYTMTLLNFDKQYLSNDNVTDGIYAYDLGQKIGLQNHDKIVAIDGKKFDRFNDLVSSRVILGSTITVLRDGKEITLPVPDGFYRETIKAGRGSFISPYQAHLEVDSIIKDMPAEAAGLQMKDKIVSVNGVRTFSMEACRRIISENKGKPITLQIVRGADTSMIQPVVNDSGLIGIRYHGEMGNYALTKYSAGTALKYGASDAKEAIVSNIKGLKQIFTGKEKASDSLQGPIGIATIYGGVWDWYRFWTITGLLSMVLAFMNILPIPALDGGHVVFLVIEAVTRRKFSDKFMERAQVTGMVILLSLMVFTIGNDIWKHLIN from the coding sequence ATGTCAGCTTTAATCATGGCCGCTCAGCTAATTCTGGGCCTTTCAATTCTCGTTACACTTCACGAATTAGGACATTATCTCGCTGCACGTGCCTTCGGTATTCGTGTAGAGAAATTCTATCTGTTCTTCGATGCGTGGGGATTTAAATTTTTCAGTTTCAGAAAAGGCGATACAGAATATGGACTTGGATGGTTACCACTTGGCGGTTATGTGAAGATCGCCGGAATGATCGACGAGAGTATGGATAGTGAAGCAATGAAAAAGCCCGCTGAACCTTGGGAATTCAGAAGCAAGCCGGCATGGCAACGATTGATCGTAATGATTGGTGGTGTGACTATGAACGTAATACTTGGTATTGCAATTTACACAATGACATTGCTGAATTTCGACAAGCAATATCTGAGTAACGATAATGTAACGGACGGAATATACGCTTACGACCTGGGACAAAAAATCGGTTTGCAGAATCACGATAAGATCGTTGCAATAGATGGAAAAAAGTTTGATCGATTCAATGACCTGGTTTCTTCACGTGTAATTTTAGGATCAACGATCACAGTTTTACGTGACGGAAAAGAAATTACGCTTCCTGTTCCTGATGGTTTTTATCGAGAAACAATAAAGGCAGGAAGGGGAAGTTTTATCTCGCCTTATCAAGCCCATTTAGAAGTTGACAGCATCATCAAAGATATGCCTGCGGAAGCTGCAGGGTTACAGATGAAAGACAAGATCGTTAGTGTAAACGGTGTGCGTACATTTTCAATGGAAGCATGTCGTCGCATCATCAGCGAGAATAAAGGCAAGCCTATTACATTACAAATAGTGCGTGGTGCAGATACATCAATGATCCAGCCTGTCGTAAATGATTCCGGTTTGATCGGCATTCGTTACCACGGTGAAATGGGAAATTATGCTCTGACAAAATACTCAGCAGGAACAGCTTTGAAATATGGAGCGAGTGATGCTAAAGAAGCAATCGTTTCTAACATCAAAGGTCTTAAACAAATTTTCACAGGAAAAGAAAAAGCAAGTGATTCGCTGCAAGGTCCGATCGGAATTGCAACGATCTATGGTGGAGTCTGGGACTGGTACCGTTTCTGGACCATCACCGGATTACTTTCAATGGTACTTGCCTTCATGAATATTTTACCAATACCTGCTCTCGATGGCGGACACGTTGTGTTCCTTGTAATCGAAGCTGTAACCCGCAGAAAATTCTCCGACAAATTTATGGAGCGTGCGCAAGTTACAGGAATGGTGATTTTACTTTCTTTGATGGTGTTTACAATTGGTAATGATATCTGGAAGCATTTGATCAACTAG
- a CDS encoding DUF433 domain-containing protein: MADYREIIIINPEVRFGKPCIRNTRISVYDVLSWMASGMTVKEILADYPELSESDIQACLAYAADREHRTRVA, translated from the coding sequence ATGGCAGACTATAGAGAAATCATAATTATAAATCCTGAAGTCAGGTTTGGTAAACCATGCATTCGGAATACACGTATTTCTGTTTATGATGTATTAAGTTGGATGGCATCAGGTATGACTGTAAAAGAAATATTAGCAGATTATCCGGAGTTATCCGAAAGTGATATACAAGCCTGTTTGGCATATGCGGCAGATAGAGAGCATAGAACCAGAGTTGCGTAA
- a CDS encoding DUF5615 family PIN-like protein codes for MKLLFDQNISFRVISKLADFFQGSGQVKNLGLPDNSDLEIWKFAKENNFSIVTFDSDFFDLANLYGHPPKIIWLRTGNCTTQEIVDLLISKSEVINDFISNPIYMELACIEIDK; via the coding sequence ATGAAACTACTTTTTGACCAGAATATTTCCTTTAGAGTTATAAGTAAACTTGCGGATTTTTTTCAAGGTTCCGGTCAAGTTAAAAATCTTGGACTTCCAGATAATTCCGATTTGGAAATTTGGAAATTTGCTAAAGAAAATAATTTTTCAATCGTAACATTTGATTCTGATTTTTTTGATTTGGCAAATTTATACGGCCATCCACCCAAAATCATCTGGCTAAGAACAGGAAATTGCACAACACAAGAGATTGTAGATTTACTAATTTCGAAAAGTGAAGTAATTAACGACTTTATTTCGAATCCAATTTATATGGAACTGGCATGTATCGAAATCGATAAATGA
- a CDS encoding T9SS type A sorting domain-containing protein yields the protein MKKILLLLLLTLPLFTKADFSIDWTKVPDLAANLGTYLVVDSSNNVYTTTLDNDIVLEKRDRFGNFIWRATSVSQIPLNYEYPSKVFLDPQSNPVVIGFRYQHSSSGRISNSLIILKYDQNGNLIYKKNIDGNYSPHNNSTYWTKLTGQMDADGYLYLATGGNVDNNPIGMNIIKIDPAGNIVRISTNTFPSSTNFHFISNIFLNHDKVGVTGVTSYSSANSTSWLMDTSGVTLWDSINVGVQGKDLFIDTVGNSYILSWEAVIPVADVLLYKYDVAGNLLWTRQYDLGGYDISSKLRTTSDGKLIIMAYSTTTGGSNYVDWQTVKVDTSGNILWQDRYNEHSGNDEIPYDLATDNRGNTFVTGIGGPFPGGSTLSARQMVTVKYDSTGAREWVNAIDTINEYLSGVSIAKGFDSSLFVLGDVNTFIVHYLDHTGSDPCSVPTGINAINITGNSSTITWNAIPNAYLYHVQYRIDSSLIWQTYSTNQTQLQIYPLYSGTVYEYQVEAICNSGPTGYSSVQQFNTTGSGYCASSGVDATNDFIDLVYIGTMLNSTVSDSGYGDYTSMIINMTSGNTYNITLSAEILGSGATEFWKVWIDFNQNGSFADPGEEVVSYSSQQIGWETSIINVPITALTGQTKMRVSMKNGSAQTSCEVFAAGEVEDYGVSMNTITSIDENNSISSSIYPNPVTTVLKADMKSGSVNTVRIVSLTGSIVNEFHFVSGTFVMDVNDLVAGIYFMEVTNENGVKAIEKFLLAQ from the coding sequence ATGAAAAAAATTCTCCTCCTCTTACTATTGACCCTGCCCTTATTTACCAAAGCCGATTTCTCAATCGACTGGACAAAAGTTCCCGACCTTGCTGCGAATCTCGGAACTTACTTGGTTGTTGATTCAAGCAACAATGTCTACACAACAACATTAGACAATGACATTGTACTCGAGAAACGTGATCGCTTTGGAAATTTTATCTGGCGCGCGACTTCCGTTTCGCAGATCCCATTGAATTATGAATATCCGAGTAAAGTGTTTCTCGATCCGCAATCAAATCCGGTTGTGATCGGTTTCCGGTATCAGCATTCCAGTAGCGGAAGAATTTCCAATTCACTGATCATTCTTAAATACGACCAGAATGGTAATCTTATCTATAAAAAAAATATCGATGGGAATTACAGTCCGCATAACAACAGTACCTATTGGACAAAGCTTACAGGACAGATGGATGCTGACGGTTATCTATATCTGGCTACAGGTGGTAATGTGGACAATAATCCCATTGGCATGAACATAATCAAAATTGATCCTGCAGGAAATATTGTACGCATCAGCACCAATACATTTCCTTCATCAACCAATTTTCATTTCATCAGTAATATTTTTCTGAATCATGATAAAGTAGGAGTAACCGGAGTAACAAGTTATTCATCTGCCAATTCAACATCATGGTTGATGGATACAAGCGGAGTAACACTTTGGGATTCTATAAATGTTGGTGTGCAGGGAAAAGATCTTTTCATAGATACAGTTGGAAACTCTTACATTCTTTCATGGGAAGCAGTGATACCTGTGGCAGATGTATTGCTATATAAGTATGATGTTGCCGGAAATCTTCTATGGACACGACAATATGATCTTGGCGGTTACGATATCTCTTCTAAACTCCGGACAACTTCTGATGGGAAACTGATAATCATGGCATACAGTACAACAACCGGCGGCAGCAATTACGTTGACTGGCAGACAGTGAAAGTAGACACCTCCGGAAATATTCTCTGGCAAGATCGATACAATGAACATTCAGGCAACGATGAAATTCCGTATGATCTGGCAACTGACAATCGCGGTAATACATTTGTAACAGGCATTGGCGGACCATTTCCAGGTGGCTCTACTTTGAGTGCGAGACAAATGGTTACAGTGAAATACGATTCAACCGGAGCGCGTGAGTGGGTAAATGCGATCGATACGATCAATGAATACCTGAGCGGTGTTTCAATTGCAAAAGGTTTTGACAGCAGTCTGTTTGTTTTAGGTGATGTGAACACATTCATTGTACACTATCTTGATCACACAGGAAGTGATCCGTGCAGTGTGCCTACCGGCATCAATGCAATCAATATAACAGGTAATTCTTCGACGATCACATGGAATGCAATTCCGAATGCATATTTGTATCACGTACAATATAGAATTGATTCATCGCTTATCTGGCAAACGTATTCAACTAATCAAACGCAACTGCAGATCTATCCACTGTACTCGGGAACAGTTTACGAATACCAGGTAGAAGCCATCTGCAACAGCGGTCCAACCGGCTATTCATCCGTTCAGCAATTCAATACAACAGGATCCGGTTATTGCGCATCAAGTGGAGTAGATGCAACAAATGATTTCATCGATCTTGTTTACATTGGAACTATGCTTAACAGCACGGTATCAGATAGCGGCTATGGTGATTACACATCTATGATTATTAACATGACTTCCGGCAATACCTACAACATAACATTAAGTGCAGAAATTCTCGGCAGTGGCGCTACTGAATTCTGGAAAGTCTGGATCGACTTCAACCAAAACGGCAGTTTCGCAGATCCGGGTGAAGAAGTGGTTTCTTATTCATCACAACAAATAGGTTGGGAGACAAGCATAATAAATGTTCCCATCACCGCATTGACCGGACAAACAAAAATGCGGGTCTCAATGAAGAATGGTTCAGCGCAGACTTCTTGTGAAGTTTTTGCTGCAGGTGAAGTGGAGGATTATGGTGTGAGCATGAATACAATTACCTCCATTGATGAAAATAATTCGATATCATCTTCAATTTATCCAAATCCGGTGACAACTGTTTTAAAAGCGGATATGAAATCAGGTTCTGTAAACACGGTGCGTATTGTATCATTAACAGGAAGTATTGTCAATGAATTCCATTTTGTTAGTGGTACTTTTGTGATGGATGTAAATGATCTTGTAGCAGGAATTTATTTTATGGAAGTAACAAATGAGAATGGGGTAAAAGCAATTGAGAAATTTTTGCTTGCTCAGTAG
- a CDS encoding T9SS type A sorting domain-containing protein yields MKLKLLSFLIVITASKVLGQASGQLNINNINANVYSNGTLFDGAFEVPAGSFKNSIYLSSFWIGGKDSTGQLHIASQVYGQAGNDLFYGPIATNYSDPSYLLHDAVYKINRTTINDHILNYQNSGYIVPNELSRWPGNGNVANGEAASLAPYADINLNGTYDPANGDYPLIRGDQAIYFIFNDAKSVHTETGGASLGLEFHAMLYGYNSPDPALNESVFLNLEIYNRSDLNYDSTYFGLFVDMDLGGSQDDLVGYDSLKKIFYTYNASSFDLVYGSIVPAQGCLSLNNIPSRFITYNNDNTNQGNPVSANDYYNYLKGKWLDESPLTFGGNGIGGNSVTNYMYTGFPEWGFGWTEIDVLNTPGDRRGLMTFGPFSFESQEQRCYDFAFPFAFGNGSHENAIQNVRTRSATLQNIYDSCSCTCSFHTSVIPVSSASTLKFYPNPSNGKFQIDTEKLNLLKSDVISVYSSIGNLIIKSNTIDSHHVVDLSEYPDGIYFAKITSMNKIYSAILIKD; encoded by the coding sequence ATGAAATTAAAATTACTTTCCTTTTTAATTGTTATTACAGCTTCAAAAGTACTTGGACAAGCAAGTGGTCAACTAAACATTAATAACATCAACGCTAATGTTTATTCAAATGGAACTTTGTTTGATGGAGCATTTGAAGTCCCTGCAGGGAGTTTTAAAAACTCAATTTATCTCTCAAGTTTTTGGATTGGCGGCAAGGATTCTACAGGGCAATTACATATAGCTTCACAGGTTTACGGCCAAGCAGGAAACGATCTTTTTTATGGTCCGATTGCAACCAATTATTCTGACCCATCCTATCTACTGCATGATGCAGTATATAAAATTAACCGTACAACGATAAACGATCATATATTGAATTATCAAAATTCAGGATATATTGTACCGAACGAACTGAGCAGATGGCCGGGGAACGGAAATGTTGCAAACGGAGAAGCTGCATCATTGGCGCCATATGCCGATATAAATCTAAACGGAACATATGATCCGGCAAATGGTGATTATCCGTTGATCCGGGGAGATCAGGCAATTTACTTTATTTTTAATGATGCTAAAAGTGTTCATACTGAAACCGGAGGAGCAAGTTTAGGCCTTGAATTTCATGCTATGTTGTATGGCTATAATTCGCCGGATCCTGCTTTAAATGAAAGTGTTTTTTTGAATCTGGAAATTTATAACAGATCTGATTTAAATTATGATTCAACATATTTTGGATTATTCGTTGATATGGACTTGGGTGGATCACAAGATGATTTGGTAGGATATGATTCTCTAAAAAAAATCTTTTATACTTATAATGCATCTTCATTTGATCTTGTTTATGGAAGTATCGTTCCGGCACAAGGTTGTTTGAGTTTGAATAATATTCCTTCCCGATTTATTACTTATAATAATGATAATACGAATCAGGGAAATCCTGTATCTGCAAACGATTATTATAATTATTTGAAAGGGAAATGGCTGGATGAATCACCTCTTACTTTTGGCGGAAATGGTATAGGAGGAAATTCAGTTACTAATTATATGTACACAGGATTTCCTGAATGGGGATTTGGCTGGACAGAAATAGATGTCCTCAATACTCCTGGTGACAGGCGTGGCTTAATGACATTTGGGCCATTCAGTTTTGAATCACAGGAACAAAGATGCTACGATTTTGCTTTTCCTTTTGCATTTGGAAACGGTAGCCATGAGAATGCTATACAGAATGTAAGAACAAGGTCGGCAACACTTCAGAATATATATGATTCCTGTAGCTGTACATGCAGTTTCCATACCTCTGTCATTCCTGTCTCATCTGCCTCAACTCTGAAATTTTATCCGAACCCGTCAAATGGAAAATTTCAGATAGATACAGAAAAATTAAATCTTTTGAAATCGGATGTCATTAGCGTCTATTCGTCAATTGGAAACCTTATAATTAAAAGCAATACAATTGATTCACATCATGTAGTGGATTTAAGTGAATATCCTGATGGTATTTATTTTGCAAAGATTACTTCAATGAATAAAATATATTCAGCGATATTAATCAAAGATTAA
- a CDS encoding aldehyde dehydrogenase family protein, whose protein sequence is MKSETVAIKDYGIAEVLKTLGIQDVNRGACTGTVWLDTQGEEIESYSSSDGALIGKIRQATTNDYEAVIVKAQEAYKVWRMMPAPKRGEIVRQMGDQLRKYKEPLGKLVSYEMGKIYQEGLGEVQEMIDICDFAVGLSRQLYGLTMHSERPRHRMYEQYHPIGIVGVISAFNFPVAVWAWNSMLAMVCGDTVVWKPSSKVMLCAIAVHNILADVLKKNDVPEGVINLVAGGSKYIGDNFLADHRVPLISATGSTRVGKRVGTIVAERFGRALLELGGNNAIIITENADLEMALRAVVFGSVGTAGQRCTSTRRLIIHESVYETFKAKLLNSYKHIRIGHPLDPKTLVGPLIDKGAVKDFSNAIERVKSEGGNIIYGGEVMHGEGYESGCYVRPCIAEAPGNLPIVCDETFAPLLYMMKYKTLDEAIELHNGVPQGLSSAIFSRNMLETEKFLSHEGSDCGIANVNIGTSGAEIGGAFGGEKETGVVVNQEVMHGKYICVVRQILSTIQRSCRWRRGLCLILVRRLLGDWKAPCFYFFKHGGHGEIRHREHGVQSIKRTGGIDCFRSFLFIVHQLDFTKRVWKIPDFEIILTIYTPSTRD, encoded by the coding sequence ATGAAATCTGAAACAGTAGCTATAAAAGATTACGGCATTGCTGAAGTATTAAAAACACTGGGAATCCAGGATGTAAACCGCGGTGCTTGTACCGGAACAGTTTGGCTGGATACGCAAGGTGAAGAGATAGAATCTTATTCTTCTTCTGATGGTGCATTGATCGGTAAGATCAGACAAGCAACTACTAATGATTATGAAGCAGTAATTGTTAAAGCACAGGAAGCTTATAAAGTATGGCGGATGATGCCGGCACCTAAACGTGGTGAGATCGTTCGTCAGATGGGTGACCAGTTACGTAAATATAAAGAGCCACTTGGTAAACTTGTTTCGTATGAAATGGGAAAAATTTATCAGGAAGGGTTAGGAGAAGTTCAGGAAATGATCGACATCTGTGATTTTGCAGTGGGACTTTCCCGTCAGCTTTACGGTTTGACAATGCATAGCGAACGTCCGCGTCATCGTATGTACGAACAATATCATCCTATCGGAATTGTAGGAGTAATTTCCGCTTTTAATTTCCCTGTTGCTGTGTGGGCATGGAACTCAATGCTGGCAATGGTTTGCGGTGATACAGTAGTATGGAAACCAAGTTCGAAAGTAATGTTGTGTGCAATTGCTGTTCACAATATTCTTGCTGATGTTCTTAAAAAGAACGATGTTCCTGAAGGTGTGATCAACTTAGTTGCAGGTGGTTCAAAATATATCGGAGATAATTTCCTAGCTGATCATCGTGTTCCTCTTATTTCTGCAACAGGATCAACTCGTGTCGGTAAACGTGTAGGAACAATCGTTGCTGAACGTTTCGGTCGTGCGCTTCTTGAATTAGGTGGAAACAATGCAATCATCATCACTGAAAATGCTGATCTTGAAATGGCATTGCGTGCTGTAGTATTCGGTTCGGTTGGTACTGCAGGACAACGTTGTACATCGACACGTCGTTTGATCATTCATGAATCGGTTTACGAAACTTTCAAAGCAAAACTTTTAAATTCATATAAACACATTCGCATTGGTCATCCTTTGGATCCAAAAACGCTTGTTGGTCCGCTTATCGATAAAGGTGCAGTGAAAGATTTTTCAAATGCAATTGAGCGTGTAAAAAGTGAAGGCGGAAATATTATTTACGGTGGCGAAGTAATGCATGGTGAAGGTTACGAAAGTGGATGTTATGTGCGTCCGTGTATCGCAGAAGCTCCGGGAAATTTACCTATCGTATGTGATGAAACATTTGCCCCACTTCTTTACATGATGAAATACAAAACTCTTGATGAAGCAATTGAATTGCACAACGGTGTTCCGCAAGGATTATCTTCTGCGATCTTCTCACGCAACATGCTTGAGACAGAAAAGTTCCTTTCACACGAAGGAAGTGATTGCGGAATTGCAAATGTAAACATCGGAACCAGCGGCGCTGAGATCGGTGGTGCATTCGGTGGTGAAAAAGAAACCGGGGTGGTCGTGAATCAGGAAGTGATGCATGGAAAGTATATATGCGTCGTCAGACAAATACTATCAACTATTCAACGGAGTTGCCGTTGGCGCAGGGGATTGTGTTTGATACTGGTGAGGAGATTGTTGGGTGATTGGAAAGCTCCATGCTTTTATTTTTTTAAACACGGAGGGCATGGAGAAATAAGACACAGAGAACATGGAGTTCAATCAATAAAAAGGACCGGAGGCATTGATTGCTTTCGGTCCTTTTTATTTATAGTACATCAATTAGATTTCACAAAGCGTGTCTGGAAAATTCCTGATTTTGAAATTATTTTAACTATATATACACCTTCGACAAGAGACTGA
- a CDS encoding T9SS type A sorting domain-containing protein yields the protein MYADYVSNSITPSTQFRPNHFVELYMNAGEISQNFSGNCFSDSGRVTATFNGPVHYAGPSTGALIPDYQNSDSVIWVVSDFSLIDPNVAFNIMLSTDSAAQNGDTISTTLNISSGVESNLSNNFKAQYFLVRSSYDPNEKIVSPEKADTSVHLFTYTIYFQNTGNVFADNIYIIDTLDSDLDPNTFQFITSSHDVVTQLLPGNILRFNYPNINLADSFSNELASHGFYKFSINRKANTGVGSEINNKANIYFDFNQPIETNICSVTIEAILSADNQLMRDKYIPVVYPNPSKNEVSISCGRNLIDKLYVYNLLGSRCDIPIKINPSEAQLNSQSLVEGVYIVKIISKSGIFQTRFVKSN from the coding sequence GTGTATGCAGACTATGTTTCAAATTCCATTACGCCATCAACTCAGTTTCGTCCGAATCATTTTGTAGAGTTATATATGAATGCAGGTGAGATCAGTCAGAACTTTTCAGGAAATTGTTTTTCTGATTCAGGGAGAGTAACCGCTACATTTAATGGACCTGTTCATTATGCAGGACCATCTACTGGTGCATTAATTCCTGACTATCAGAATTCGGATTCTGTTATTTGGGTAGTTTCTGATTTCTCATTGATTGATCCTAATGTTGCTTTTAATATAATGCTGTCTACCGATAGTGCAGCACAAAACGGAGATACAATTTCAACAACGTTGAATATTTCTTCGGGTGTAGAATCTAACCTATCCAATAATTTTAAAGCCCAATATTTTCTGGTGAGATCATCTTACGATCCAAATGAGAAGATCGTTTCACCTGAAAAAGCTGATACTTCTGTCCATCTTTTTACATATACCATTTATTTTCAAAATACAGGAAATGTCTTTGCGGATAATATTTATATCATCGATACTCTTGACAGCGATCTTGACCCAAACACTTTTCAATTTATAACATCAAGTCATGATGTTGTTACGCAGTTGCTTCCCGGAAACATATTAAGATTTAATTATCCAAATATTAATCTTGCAGATAGTTTTTCCAATGAACTTGCAAGTCACGGATTTTATAAATTTAGTATTAACAGAAAAGCTAATACCGGAGTCGGTTCGGAAATAAATAATAAAGCAAATATTTATTTTGATTTCAATCAGCCCATAGAAACTAATATCTGTTCTGTAACAATTGAGGCGATACTTTCAGCAGATAATCAATTGATGAGAGATAAATATATTCCAGTTGTTTATCCAAATCCATCAAAGAATGAAGTATCTATCTCTTGCGGAAGGAATTTAATCGACAAGTTGTATGTTTATAATTTATTGGGAAGTCGCTGTGATATTCCTATAAAAATAAACCCATCTGAAGCGCAATTGAATAGTCAGTCTCTTGTCGAAGGTGTATATATAGTTAAAATAATTTCAAAATCAGGAATTTTCCAGACACGCTTTGTGAAATCTAATTGA